A stretch of the Bacillus anthracis str. Vollum genome encodes the following:
- a CDS encoding FecCD family ABC transporter permease encodes MQKTNAVPVTILCIAPVLILFTVILSVLYGAKNIDAQTVWNALFHFDSSDVNHNIIITSRLPRVVAALLVGAFLAISGALMQGMTRNYLASPSIMGVTDGAAFVITLCMIFLPGMSSIGMVVCSMIGSALGAGIVFGFGSLLQNGLSPVRLAIIVTVIGTFLSSVSAAMASYFQISQNVSFWFNAKLDQVDPNIIKITIPFGIIGIVLVLLISKSITILSLGEEVSINLGQRTKLVKAMAILSVIFLTGTAVALVGKVGFVGLIIPHITRFIIGVDYKWILPCAGVIGGVFLALCDILSRFVNYPFETPIGVVTSLIGIPFFLYLIRTRGGERHA; translated from the coding sequence ATGCAGAAAACGAATGCGGTACCAGTAACCATTTTATGTATAGCACCCGTATTGATTTTATTTACAGTTATACTTTCTGTATTATATGGTGCGAAAAACATCGATGCTCAAACAGTGTGGAATGCATTATTTCATTTTGATTCAAGCGATGTAAATCATAATATTATTATTACTTCACGTTTGCCAAGGGTAGTTGCAGCTCTTTTAGTCGGAGCATTTCTAGCCATATCAGGAGCACTTATGCAGGGGATGACAAGAAACTATCTTGCATCCCCTTCTATTATGGGTGTGACGGATGGGGCAGCCTTTGTTATTACACTTTGTATGATTTTTCTTCCGGGAATGTCATCAATTGGTATGGTTGTATGTTCAATGATTGGTTCTGCACTAGGAGCAGGTATCGTGTTTGGTTTTGGTTCGCTCCTTCAAAATGGTTTATCGCCAGTTCGGTTAGCGATTATTGTGACAGTTATTGGAACATTTTTAAGCAGTGTGTCTGCTGCAATGGCTTCATATTTCCAAATTTCTCAAAATGTTAGTTTTTGGTTTAATGCAAAATTAGACCAAGTAGACCCGAATATCATTAAAATTACGATACCGTTTGGGATAATTGGAATAGTTTTAGTGCTGTTAATATCAAAATCTATTACGATTCTTTCTTTAGGAGAAGAAGTTTCTATTAACCTAGGGCAGCGTACAAAACTAGTTAAAGCGATGGCTATTTTATCAGTTATCTTTTTAACAGGAACGGCAGTTGCTTTAGTGGGGAAAGTTGGTTTTGTAGGTTTAATTATTCCGCACATTACTCGCTTTATAATTGGAGTAGATTATAAGTGGATTTTGCCATGCGCAGGCGTTATTGGCGGTGTTTTTCTAGCGTTATGTGATATTTTAAGTAGGTTTGTAAACTATCCATTTGAAACACCAATTGGAGTCGTTACCTCCTTAATTGGAATTCCTTTCTTCCTTTATTTAATCCGTACAAGAGGAGGAGAGAGACATGCTTAA